Part of the Flagellimonas eckloniae genome, AAAGGGTGATTCTTTTTCATAGGTCAGGAACATCTCTATTAAAAAGTTGTTGATTTCGCTTCCTTGGCCAGAGAAGACCAATGATTCGTCAAACTCAACGGTGTTTAAACGAATTAAAATACTATCACCTTCCTGAAGATAAAGATATTGAAGCTCTGGACTATGGTCAAAATGGTATAAACCTTCTTCTATTGCCTGTAGGTTGAATGCAAATCGATTACCTTCATCCAACTTCACGGAATCAACGTAAGTATCGTTCTTGTAGAGAACAACGTAATCACTTGTGGGATTGACAATCTCTCCACCAAAAAAAACAGAAGGACACTCTTTGGATTTTTCAGAGCACCCCAAAATTGATAAAAAGGAGAGGCCGAGTAAAAGTCTAATCATATATGGGAACCATCTTGTTCGATTGACAAAATTACGAATACCTTAAAACGACTCTTGTTAATAGCTAGTTAAATGTTGTAAAACCTTGTAATTGTGTAGTTTAATAATGTGTGTTTAAATTGGTAATACGGGTAGGTTTTAGCTATTTTTGCAAAAAATTTATTATTGCATGCTATCAGTATCTAATTTATCCGTTCAATTTGGAAAGAGAGTTTTGTTTGATGAGGTGAATGTTACCTTCACCCAAGGAAATTGTTATGGCATAATTGGCGCCAACGGTGCCGGGAAATCTACCTTTTTAAAAATCATAGCTGGGCAAATAGATGCAACTTCTGGAAGCGTACACTTGGAGCCAGGAAAGCGGATGTCCATATTGGAACAGAATCATAATGCGTATGATGATGTTCCGGTACTGGAGACAGTTGTTATGGGTAATAAGCCTCTTTTCACCATAAAAAAGGAGATAGATGCACTTTATGCAGATTACACAGATGAGAATGCGGAAAAAATAGGGGAGCTTCAAGTGCAGTTTGAAGAAATGGACGGTTGGAACGCCGATAGCAATGCTGCAGCACTCTTATCTAACTTAGGGATAGCAGAGGACTTACATTACACCAATATGGCTGATATGGATTCCAAGTTAAAGGTTCGTGTGCTTTTGGCTCAGGCCCTGTTTGGAAATCCGGATCTATTAATTATGGATGAGCCTACAAACGATTTGGATTATGAGACGATAGGTTGGTTGGAGAACTTCTTGGCCAATTATGAAAATACGGTAATCGTAGTATCTCACGATAGACACTTTTTAGATGCTGTTTGTACCAGTATTGCCGATATAGATTTTGGTAAGATCAATCTTTTTTCCGGAAACTATACATTCTGGTATGAAAGTAGTCAGTTGGCAGCTCGTCAACGTGCGCAACAGAATAAAAAAGCTGAGGACAAAGCAAAGGAACTCCAAGAGTTTATCATGCGATTTAGTGCCAACGTTGCCAAGAGCAAACAAGCAACATCGCGTAAAAAAATGTTGAGTAAACTTAAAATTGAAGATATAAAGCCTTCAAGCAGAAGGTATCCTGCCATTATTTTTGAACGAGAACG contains:
- a CDS encoding ABC-F family ATP-binding cassette domain-containing protein, which translates into the protein MLSVSNLSVQFGKRVLFDEVNVTFTQGNCYGIIGANGAGKSTFLKIIAGQIDATSGSVHLEPGKRMSILEQNHNAYDDVPVLETVVMGNKPLFTIKKEIDALYADYTDENAEKIGELQVQFEEMDGWNADSNAAALLSNLGIAEDLHYTNMADMDSKLKVRVLLAQALFGNPDLLIMDEPTNDLDYETIGWLENFLANYENTVIVVSHDRHFLDAVCTSIADIDFGKINLFSGNYTFWYESSQLAARQRAQQNKKAEDKAKELQEFIMRFSANVAKSKQATSRKKMLSKLKIEDIKPSSRRYPAIIFEREREAGDQILNIEKLSVTSEDGDLLFQDVNINLAKGDKVAIISKDSRATTAFYDIINGKIKADSGTYQWGITTTHSYLPADNASYFEDNINLVDWLRQWTKTEEEREEVYVRGFLGKMLFSGEEALKKCTVLSGGEKVRCMLSRMMLLRANVLLLDEPTNHLDLESITAFNNSLKNFKGTVLLTTHDHEFVHTVATRIIELTPKGTIDRYSTFDDYMSDKSIKEQREKMYAMATV